CTATGAAGCATCTGTTTAAGGCAACAAAAATGGGTTGGGCTAAAGAAAAAGAAGGTATCTATTTCGATTCAAGCACTTTCACCGCCGAAGAAGCCAAACAAGAGTTCAAAGAATATCACGGAACAACAGATAGGGGGTATCCTTACACTGGTTACGAATATGATGGTCAAAAATATCATGATGTAACTTATTTAGGTGAATTTGAAGATGATGAATTACCCCATAATGATATCGAGTTGATGGATATTCTTATAAAGCGTCAGCAAAAAAATAAATAAGCATGACAAAAAGCCCTTAGCCATGAGTTTTTACCCACAGCTAAGGGCTTTCTAAATAATATGGATTTCTTTGTTGCACAACCACCTGTCAATCATTCTCTAACCCGAAAACCACTGGATTACAAGAATATTGGCTCTTATGCAACCGTTATCAAATTGTTATCAAAAGACTTTTAAAAGTACCGCAAACCCGCATAAACGCTGGATTTACTAAGCATTTTTGTTTATTCAAACTCCAGACAGACAGTACGGAGTATTAACGCATATAGACGATTTTAAAGGCTTTTTAACCAGTTAAGAGCAACATAGCCACATAATCTAAATTTTAAAAATGCAATAAAAATGCAATGAGTGAAACGACTACTTGCTATACTTCCATCGGCTTCTTCTTGATACCAACACTATGAAAAGTCCGATTACAATTAAATATACTTTGAAAGGAAGATCACCATGAATTACAAATTAGAACTCAAACAAATCGTGGATTTTCCACGCTGTCGCATTTACCGTGACTTCATACAAACTTTAATCACTACCAAGAGCATCCGAACTACCGGGGGCTCTTTTCTTTTTTATTATCTGGTATTATGCTCCTATGCAAATTACCGCACATCCTACCGCAGGATGGAACACATTACCTATACCATTGGTCCGGGAGAGTGGATCTGCACAGTCACAGATCTTCAGGAATGGTTTCGCTGCCGTTTCCAACATCAAGTGTTGTCCATCCTTCGATTTTTTGAAGAGCAGAATTACATTACCTACTCTCTTCTCGGCAAAAACCGCCTGGTCAAATTCAAAATATCAGACTGGCCCAAAGACAATACTGTATTGGAATACAACTATCCCTGTAAAAAAGATACAGGGTTTTTCTTTTTCCCGATTGCCAAAGTTCACGAACTAATTGGCATTGGAAAATGCTCGGAAATGGATGTTCTTCTGGATCTGTGGATTCATGGAGTTTACAACGATTCCTCTGTCCAGGGATCTGATTCCGGTCCCATTGTCTATTACCGGGATAATACCGGAAATCCCCTTACCAGCTTTAATGAACTGGGTGAAAGGTGGAGTCTGTCAAAGGCATCGGCATCACGACTCTTGAAGAAACTGGAGGAAAAAGAATACATTACACTTATCTCATTTACAGGAAAACACGGAAGCGTAATTTATCTCAACAATTACCTGTCCGTGATGTTTAATATCAGCGACGTTATGATTGACAAGGAGGAGATCGCTATGAAGATGCAATTACCAATCCATGTACCTGAAGAAATCACTATTGA
This Ruminococcus hominis DNA region includes the following protein-coding sequences:
- a CDS encoding MarR family transcriptional regulator gives rise to the protein MNYKLELKQIVDFPRCRIYRDFIQTLITTKSIRTTGGSFLFYYLVLCSYANYRTSYRRMEHITYTIGPGEWICTVTDLQEWFRCRFQHQVLSILRFFEEQNYITYSLLGKNRLVKFKISDWPKDNTVLEYNYPCKKDTGFFFFPIAKVHELIGIGKCSEMDVLLDLWIHGVYNDSSVQGSDSGPIVYYRDNTGNPLTSFNELGERWSLSKASASRLLKKLEEKEYITLISFTGKHGSVIYLNNYLSVMFNISDVMIDKEEIAMKMQLPIHVPEEITIEDSASVSVSETVTDSQITVTKNDSCVPDSHMKFIVQKVAELLDSQGIPCCHCSKTRYILSPLSACKDIFNTFTLNIICPYGNAAYRFELSVSPGDESAQKMPAVAEPSALKGGE